The following is a genomic window from Ahaetulla prasina isolate Xishuangbanna chromosome 9, ASM2864084v1, whole genome shotgun sequence.
CCAAATACAGCCTGACTTCAACTGACACTAGACCCGCTGCCTGGATGTTCTTAAAAAGCCATGTTTTACCAGTTCTCCTATAAGGTGACCATCTTCTCATTCAACCCAAGTATGACTGGGAGGTGTTTCTGTCAGGATTGGCATTACAATCGTGCCATCTGGATACTAGCAGTGAATATTAACACAATTTCAGGAAAATTCAGGAAGTGGCAGTGATGGAATTTCTTCTATATGCATCTTTCAGGTTTCATTTCTGGGTGGGGAGAGGGTAAGAAAGATTGCAGAGGCCATCTGTTGTCATGATGCCCATGCGAGAAAGCCAGAAGGGGCTGGTTAGTCAGGCCAACTGGTGCGTTACACTGGTGGCGGTGCCAGAATAAGAGACATGCGGGTGCCCAGATTCTTCCCTACTAGGGTCAGATTCAGCCACCCACCATGACTCCAGGCTCCACTGCTATATTACCTGCTCTCCTCCCCCATCTCACTCAATTGTTGTTCGGGGCATCATACAATCACCAAAGGAAGCAAATTTCTTCTTCAGGCGTATTGAAGCTGTTTCTCAGGTTCCTTCATAACAGCAGCAACAAAGTCACTCCATCTGCAGCGATGTAGGGCTGCTCTTTCCTTAATCCCTGAAACTCACAGGTGTGATGTCTGTTTAGCAGGACAACTCCAGCCAAATGCCTTTTATCCTCCTTATtgtacaaaaaaagaaataactgtAAATAAAAGTTATTCTCAAGGTAGTGTTCCACATTCTCACTCTGGTCTGCTCCCGCTTGTTCTGTTTTGAGAACAAGGCAGGCCGCAAGAACTGAGGCGAGACAGAGACAataaacagctaaccatttaattCTAACCATTCGCTAACAGTGCAGCAGCTCATTGACAGGACTGCTGATCGCCTGTCTGATCGCCCGTCCTTTTATACTCAGCTATCAGATGGGGTGACCAATCAGGTTCAAACTTAGCTCCCACTAGGGGAGCGGACCAAGTGGGAACACAACACTCAATCTTTCCAATAAAGCTTGGGGAACTGCAATGGCCTTGTCAGTTCTGCCTCTTCCAGGGGACACCAGCTGATGCGGGATCCCACTGGGAAAAGTCCTTACCTCTAAACTCCAAACTCTCATTCTCCCCCCTGGCACAAAGGATAGGACGGTCATCTTGGCAGCCATGCACTCGactctctctcttttccaaaaGGCCAATTTTCCAATATAACATCTTTGTAGCCGGATTCTCACCTGCATCCATCGACCAGGCTGTAGTTCTAGAAAGTGGGGAAAACATGTGTTTCTGCCCCTTGCCACAAAAGGGggctaaagaaaaatacaaaacagcTACTGAAGTTGCCCCTAATGCTCAGAAAAATAGTGTCAAACTCAATATCAGAACTACACTGTGCTTCATCTGCAACCGGCTTGCCGCAAAGCTCCTTCGCCTACCTGTCCTATCTCCTCCCTTCCattttgggggtggtggtgggggtggtgggggtggtgctgctgctgcttaCCTAGCCCCCTGCAGGTCCTTTCTGAATCTCCCCCTCTGGCCAGAAACTACAGGGCCAGGCCCATagcaaagggccttctctgcccaGCTACCACCAGACTGTGCAACAGGACCCTGGAGAGCAGCTCTTTGCCAGCCTCTCTCCGAGCATTTCAGGACAGGGCAATTGGGCGCCTCTTTGGCAGAGCTTCAGCCTGAAATTTATCCCAATGCTTAATTGGAACTAATTTCAGTGGCACAGAATCCCTCCAATTTTCACTCGTCGTTAGTTGCATCAAAAGAAGCACCTGACTTCTGTTTAAGAAACAGAAGCGCCGGCATTGCAGGCAGACCCTGTTCCTGCCGCTCTTTGGGGGGTTTATGGTACAACAGCGGCCAGCAATTCCCCTTACAGAGATTTTCTAAGTTTAGGTTACAGTTGTGGTTACTCCCAGCGCTTAATTTAGTACACTGAGTTTTAAAGTGCGATCTACGTTTATGGCTATTTCTAATTTTGCCTTTTACGTTACGCTGATTTTACGTCACACTCCCGAGGCGGAAGGCGTGGTAGGGGAGGGAGCAGAGTCTGCACATGCGCGGACCTTCCTCGGCCGGCGGCTCCATGGCGGGCGCTGCGCGGAGCCTCCCGCGGGCGGCGGCCAAGAGGCTCTCGGTGGAGGGCAACATcggtgagggggagggggaggggagggggggggcgctcGCGGCTGGGCGGGCGGCCCTTGacgcctctcctcctcctcctcctcctcctctccgcagcGGCGGGCAAGTCGACCTTCGTGGGGCTGCTGCGCAGAGCCTTCCCCGGGTGGCACCTGACGGCGGAGCCGGTGGCCAAGTGGCAGGAGGTCCGAGCCGCACGACAGGTAGCCCGCCCGCGGCCCCGAGCCCTCTTCCCCTGCGGCGCCCCTGCGGCTCCCACGGCCGCCACGTGCCCGAGCCGTTGCCAGGTCCGCGGGTGGCTGAGCAGAGGCTGCCCGGACTGGGCAAGGGAGGCCGGAGAACAAAGGCGGCCACGGGCACCCCGGGCCCCTCGGGAGGGAGGGAGCTTCTCCTCGGCCTTGGAAAGGAGCCCGAGACGCCTCCCTGGCCCCCCCGTGCGGGTTGGGGGTGTCCCTCcgcttccctctccccctcccagtGAGTGGGTGAAGAGCAGGAGGGcagctcttctttctcctcctcttcctcctcctcctcctcttcttcctcctcctcaggccTCCTCTTCGACAAACTTCGGGAACCTGCTCCAGCTGATCTACAGCGAGCCTTCCCGGTGGTCCTACACCTTCCAGAGCTACTCGTGCCTGAGTCGGCTGAAGGCACAGCTGGAGTCCCTGGCCGCCCAGAGCCCCCAGAGCCCTGAAGCGGTGCTGGTGTTCGAGAGGTCGGTCTACAGCGACAGGTACATTTGCTCCCTTGGCCTTTCCCTGTGGTGGCAGGTAAAAGGAAGAATAGTGCCAACCCACCCAGAAAAGGAGACTCCCGGAGAGAAACTCTATTCCCCTGACTTCTTTCCTGAAGAGCAGGGTTAAAACTAAAAGCTAGGAAAGAAACCCCAGAGAATAAAAATACCATctcctgttttctttcttctcgCCTCTTCTCTCTTAATAGAAAATCACTATCGCAGGCTGATAGCCTGCACAAGCCTCATTCACAAAACAGATTCATTGTTTTCCTCTGTAAACAGAATAGCTCCGCTTACAATAACAATATcttgggctggctggctggcttgttGATAAAATCCggctagaataaaaaaaaaaacacaacaggaTTAAAGTCACACTATCTGACAAGAATAAGAAAATGGCATTATCTGACAGGATTAGGACCAGGGGGTGAAACCATCGCTCTAGAGTTCCAGCCTTgggggaaaacaaacaaaatcaatcaaACAACAAAGGTATACAAAAGTAAACCTCAGATTTCGCAACACTGTAAAGGGTATAAAAACCTCTGTACTCACCCAGGCAGTTGTCCAGCTGACCCGGAACCCACTGCTGTCCCAAGACCACTGGATTCCGTAATAAAACCTCCTTTCCGAATAGCCAGcttcccagttctttttttctccgCCAGCACTGATTGCTCCACCCCGGCTGGAGAGAATGAACCACAGAGggattttttccttctaacagGGAAGAGGAGGCCTGCTCTTATAAGGAAATTGGCGTCCAGCCTCCCTCTATTGCTACAAACTGATAAACAAAAAGGTTTTCTTAAAAACAGGGAAGAATTGGATTTGGTATGTTTTTTAGTAAGGACTTACCAAATTTCACAATTCGTTAAAAGAAAAGAGCGAGGATTTAAAGAAACAAATGTAAAAGGAGTACtgacgattgattgattgatccatccatccatccatctctagaaATCATAATTCTCTAAATTTTGTGTATTGTTTATGAGATACAGTATAAAGATGGTGGCAGGCATAAGCTGCAATTTTTTTAGAAATACTCTTAAGcagtgtaaagcaggggtcttaaACCCCTGGGCCTCAGCCTGTTCAGAACCCGGGCCGCACGGCTCCATTTCCAGAAGTGATGGACATCCATGTGCACAAGTGCCTGCTGCTCATGTAAATTGAGCTGCATACACAAGCACCTGCCCCTCGTCCTGAACCATTTCCTCTTTTCCccctcctaaccctaacccctcccattggtccacaaagccagaaaggttgaggacccctgatatAAGGTTTTTTCTGACAGAAAAGCAGCTTCAAATTATCAGGAAAAATATTCTGGGAAATATTCTTGGAATTGGCCAAGAAAGGGCTTGCACATGAACGCTGGAATGGTTCTGTAATGGTGGGAGGGAAGCCTACAACTTCTGAGCTTTGGGGGAGGAGGGAGTGCAGAAATGATCTCAGGAGAAAGATAACTCATGCAAGAAAATGGCCTCTCGGATAGAGGTTCCTatcctcttcccacttctctcCTAGGAGCCTGCCCCGCTCTTAAGATGTTTGTGAATCTTGCTCCTATTATTCTTAGTTACTGTGGCCCAAAgcatgggagttgtagttcaaggCAACTGAAAAGCACGAGGTTAGGATATGTTTATAAGGTTAGATAACTGAATTCTTGCCTACTTGTAGCTTCAAGGTAGTGTCACTGGCTTGTCTTTCCTTCCTCAGGTACATCTTTGCAAAAAATCTCTTTGAGATTGGCCACATGACTGAGATTGAGTGGATCATTTACCAGGATTGGCACAACTTCCTCCTGCAAACCTTTGGGGACCAACTTGCCCTCCATGGCTTTCTTTATCTCCGGGCCCCTCCAGAGGTAACAGAAAGTAACTCTTTTGTGTTCTGTTCCTGTTTGAGCTCTTCTTCCTAGATCACGCCTGTTTCAGCTGCCTTCAACCCACGTTATgttaagcattaaaaaaaacaccctcagcTTCCTCCAATTCCTGCATTTCTTCTCTAACTCAAAATCTGGTAGAATAATTTCTGAACTGTGAAACCAGCAGTACATGCCCCCACCCCCGGCGGGTGGCTGCTTTTGGGAGCAACAGCCAGTCTTGTGAGAAACTCGGCAATCAGGTTAGAGTGCCTTGCAGAAGGGATCGCTTCTGTTCCTTTTCTTTGAAGCAGCTGTAGGTTGTCACTTTGTGCCAGAACCCACACtgcagggaggggtggggtggggtggggtagccaGTACCCTGGCAGAAACCTCCAGGGATTGATTGGGTAAAAGTCCCCAGAGCATTTGGGCATCTTGGGCTGGTTGGCAAAGTTGCTTTCTCCTTTCTAGGTGTGCTTTGAGAGGCTGCACTACCGATCCAGGCCTGAAGAGAAGGAGGTCCAGCTATCTTACCTGGAGCAGCTTCACATCCAGCATGAAAACTGGCTTGTGGAAAAGACTTCTGTGTGGGTCCCACCAGGGGCTGTTCTCCACCATGGCTGATATGACCATGGCCTGCTTTCTGGGAAGGATGTTCGTGGAGGCGGCAGGGGAAGAGTCCTAGGAATAGTGCCATGGGAGAGGATTGCAGATGGGGCAGGGAAGGAAGGTTGGAGGAGAAGGACCATGGCGATGTGAAAAAGAAGGGACTAGGTGAACAGAGCTTAGAAGTAGGGTCTGGAAGGCCACCAAAGCTCTGCTTATGTCAGCTGCAAGGGGAAggacttttccaccctggacccaAGAGACTCTGCAGGGAAGCCTGCGTGTCCAGCTGAGCCCCACGGTGGGCACAGTTTTCTTGGCCAGGAGCTGCATTTTACTCCTAGTGGTGTGATCACAAGCGAACAGGACTTGGCTTTGGACATGAAGAGACACTCAGCAATCCACACAGGCATCAATTAAATCAAAAGAATTTTCATAagtgaatatatttttattcctgTAGGATCCATTCTGGAGCTTTAAGGGATGTGCCTGTCTTGATTCTGGATGTCACAAAGGATTTTGAGAAAGATCCAAATGAACAAAGCAAGCTTGTAGGCCAGGTAAGACATGTTGGTTAAAATAAGAAAGAATTGGTAGAGCATGAAAAGGGGACTAATTCATTGGTTTTTTTAATCAAtgcactttattcattaaaccaaACAGAATAGTGGCCAACCGGACACCTTGAACAGAATGAGATGGCCTGCTTAAATGAGGTTTAAAGCTTGCTGTCTCCATGCCAGATGtggcaaattgttttttttaaaaaataaccctgCAGTTCAGAAGTGTCCATCTTGTATAGAGAACACCAACCTCCTCTCCATTCAGTGCACTTATTTCATCCCCAACATGGGTGAAAGAAATGGGGCGCAACAAAGATGTTGCATTTGGAAATTCCCCCCTATTCCTGCTTCCCACCTGGGTGTCCAGAGGCCATTAATGCCCCCATTCCCTGTTTGATATGAACAGAATTATGGCCAAGAGAAGTAACCCCACTACAAGCCATAATTAAGAACCTGCCTCATAACCTCATTCTGACAGACAGGGGTTTGGAAACCTGCCAATTCTGGTTTCCCTTAGTcctttttaaagggtttttctctttttcacaGGTGAAAACTTTCATGAAAACTCTTCGTTCCGATTCTTTGCCTTCTATCTCTACCACAGTCTGCAACTGAAGGGAGTTGGATTCTGCAACTAAGAGCTGCTTGCTTAATACTAAGGAAGCAATGGGAGTGGTCTGTCTCTTTCCATCCAGGCAGATACAAACTCCAGGCCGGTCAGAGAGCCTAACAAAGGCATGGCCCCAGTTGGCTTCCAGCCAGCAATAGCAAGAAGAAGCCTTTTGGAGCTATCCTACCCAAAGACAGGAGACAGTTCTGGGGCCAGCAGAGGGTCTCAGATGCATTCCTCAGGTTCCCTGAGACCCTGCAAGAAAGGTGGGCAATGTCTTTGAGGGACCTGAACTCGGCACAGCAATTCATCCTGCTGAGCTCGGCCCACAGGAGTCAAACTGCAACCGTGGACCAGCTTTCATTTCATTCCTCTGTTCTGCTGGTTTCCTATCAACAGAGTTCTAGATTTTCAAGGAGTTCCTGATGTCCTTCTTGGAAATGGCGGGGGGTCATGTTTGAAAACTTGACTGGGACTTGCACATGAGCAGCAGACTCCAACAGTCACCCATTGGCAGGTCTTTGCTGTTATAACTGACACAGCTCTTCCCCCTCCTGGTACCAATAATGCAGTCACTTTGATTTCTGATGGCTCAATTTGATGATGCCTGGCTATGTAGGCATCGTTTTGGTGGTTTGAAAAGTGTAGCAATGACAAATCACTGGCAGAAGGATTGACAGAAACTGCTGTTATCTTGCTTTATTTTCTTGGCCATTCAATCCAACTACATGGGGGAGATGATCTATTGCCATGGGGTGAAATATCACCAGTATGAGAGCCactttggcctagtggttaaggcaccaagctagaaagtaGGACATCTAGTCCCGCCTCAGCCCTGAAAGCCAGCTTAGTGGCTGCGGCCAGTCATACAGTCTTAGCCCAACTTGTCTCAGAGccgttattgtggagaaaatgggaagaggaaggtgtgctggataagtatgctgccttgagttatttgtaaaaaaataataaagacaggatataaataaataaagtgcccCGCTGTCTATCTTTGCCCATGCTGAATTAAGCAGTGCTGCCACCACTCTTGTTCCTGGAGGCTGTTGAGGTGTGGATGCGGAGCAAAAGAGTGAAAGGGAACCTTGGCAATATGGAATGGCTTCTGGGCAGGGGCTCTTTGGCTCTTGGAGAACCACTCTCCTTGGTCATGGATGGGGTTGCACTGCCCCAGACCTACCTGGTACCGAATCTGTGGGTTCTTGTGGACAATTGTGAAATATAATTGGCTCCACCCTGCTGTTTTTTTCAAAGACCCTAAAGACATGATTTTGTCAGTAAGCCTGCACACTGACCACAAATTAATTGCTTTATACCCAAACACTGCCTTTGTTAGGCAGTATTCTTGATTATGAAAGCAGTGCTGTTTTCCTGAATTTCATGTCCTGGGTAATAAAATGAACTGACTGAAAGTGTCCAGTACACTGATGCCTAAGATTGTGATgtgtacaggttgtccttgacttaagactattagtttgaaattacaatggtggGGAACAAAGGGGCTTACAACCCGTGCTCAAAGCTACAGCCATTGCAGCACCCCTGTGCCACGTGATGGTGATCGGGGCTCTTGGCAACCCATAAttcacaatcatgtgattgctatttgcaatcttccctgccagcttcctcagAAAGTCAAAagagaagccagcagggaaggacccaagttgtttctttccctatgcagCCTGCTGCCTCCCTTCCCTGGGCTAGAGGGAAGGCTGTCTGCCTGGAGGAACAAAGCATCTGCACAGCTGCTGCcgcctccctgcctccccccatccGCCTTCTTGGGCTAGAGAGAAAGAATTGCTAACTTTCTAGTGTACCGCAGAAAGGAAGCCAGTAAACTGGACCAGTGCAAGGAAGCTTGGATCATTGGAATGACCCTCTCCCTGGCCAACAGGACGGCTCTTTCCTTCTGTTTAACCACCATGCAGTCACTTAGCTACTGCACCTGGGAGGGCAGGGCTATTGGTTGTGATCTCTTGACAACTGCAACGGCTTAGGACTGTAATAGGCaggttccattatggtcataacctGAGGACTATCTAAATTCATCCTTCACAACGCTGAGCTTTCCCATACAAGCATacgagtccttgacttagaaccattcatttaatgacttcaAAGTTATGACTatatgaaaaaagtgatttactatTGGTGTTTGCGcttacaatcacatgatcaaaatttgactacctggcaaatggcaaatgcatttatgatggtcacaatGTCCTAGAATCATGGGGTCACCAACTGTAACCTTCCCTGGGGCCTTCCAACAAATAAAATCAGTTGGGaaagccaggtttgcttaacaatcagaattcatttaatgaccacaataaAAAAGCTTGTTTTTCCTGCAAAGCAACATGATGGGCAGACATCTCAAAAGCTTTAATCTAGCCCCATTATAAATGCCAAAAGATCCTCCACTCTTCTTCAGTGGTATGCTGAATGCCATCTGACCAGAGGgatccatttatttgtttatttgtccaTTCATTTAAGGCAGGGGGCCCCAACCCCAGGGCTGTGGCTCATTTGGAACCAGGCTGCGCAAGCGGCAGGTGAGCGTacacatgcagctccatttgcatgagtggcagCATTCATGCCCATGAATGCCCACGGCTTGCACGAATGGAGCTGCACGGGCCCCTGCTGCTCGCACACAACCATTtcctctcccaccaccaccagtccacaaagccagaaaggttggggaccactggtttAAGGTGCCACCTGACTCCAAATGGCCTCTGGGCATTGCCCACAACATAGCAGAAAAAAGGATAAAAgcacaatacaaaatatataggATGGAATCCAGCCTCTCATTACAAAATATATCCATACACACCCATCAATCATCCAGCAATATACTGTCAATCACTTGTCAATCCCCATGGTTTCGTTAGTTAAAAAAAACAGGTTTGAAAAGCCAACTAGGTTTattcttgaaaaaaagaaatattaaatataagaatttaaagaatgggAAACAAACAGGAAAAAGCTAGATAAGACACTTCTAAGAAAGTTTCAAATAAGGAATGAGAAAAATTTGAAATATTGAGACTTTTACTTAAGATTTTGGAAATAATTACATAAAAACAGCTTTTCATGGGAACTACATTTTTTGGTCTGTTCTAAATCAAAATGGGAATTTAAGACTTTATGATTTAAAAAGTTTGCCAATTGTTTTTGGTTAGTAGCAAAGTTTACAAAATGACAGCACTTCTTCAGGAGATATTTGAAGAATGGGATCAGAAATTAGTAGCTATATTGTCAGCAGAGATGTTTGCTTTTATACACTATATATTCAAAAGACGTTAACAAAGAAATGACAGGTATGGAAGAGTAAGAGATGACAGGATAAATTGCAGGAACAAGTTTTGCTCAATGCAGAATTACTAGAACTGTAAATATTGGAAAATTGGAAAACCATGGACTGGAAGAGAAGACAACTAATGTGAAAACATAAATTACAAGCCAAGAAAATGATTTGTTAAGGATACAAaaagagttggttaaagatttactaattaaaatataaatgataaacCAAGAGAATGACCTGGATAATGACTTCTTATGAATTTACAGAAGTGGTTTGTTCAAGCCTTTGGGATGAGAAAAAAACTGAAGAGAGATCAAGTCTTATGACAACAtctgaataaaataaagattaagattgttagaagtaaagggaaggaatataaagctctgatcatctttttaaaaaaaatacttttataagtttataaaaatataaaatacaaagaaagatgaaaataatcggaaaggaagaggaaaaagggaagaggaaaaagtgtAGGGTAAAAATGggacaagaaagaaaagcattgactttTATTCTTCTTCACACAATAGAATAAGATAACAATAAGATAACATTTTTTGCTTTTACTGAgaatatatactagccatttctataacaacaaacctatctaatcagtaaaacccaaaatcaaagtgtcATTTTATTCCCACCTCAAGcataaagtccagaagtggtttccagttcttttctctaattaaagcaatcaatttatcttttcatttttgtgtatatagagcattcttgctgctgtcagtaTATATAACCTCAGAGTTCCATTTTGTAAAAATGTTCTTTGTCTATTAAACTCTGGTAACCTTTTACAGACTTTTGCTTACATCTGGACTGAAAAGTTGCTGGTTTATGGATCTGCATATAGATAAGGGAGGGGTAGTAGAAAAAGATACTTTTTTGCAACATTATAGGGTTGAAGAATTACTAacttgtttatacttgtgatgaagatcAAAAGTaacttcttttaaatatttcttttcctttttttcctacaggtagtcctcggcttaaaaccacaattgagccccaaatttctattgctaagcaagaataCTTGTTaaggatttttgccccattttacagcctttcttgccatacctgttaagtgaattactgcaattgttaaattagtaatacagctgtcatgtgaatctgacttccccattgactttgcttttcagaaggccacaaaaagtgatcacatgaccctgggaaactgcaaccatcataaatacatgccaattgccgaGCATctggaattctgatcacgtgaccatgtggatgctggcggtggtttgtaagtgtgaaaaatgatcacaagtCCCTTTtcgtcagtgccattgtaacgtcaAACAACCActaaattgtaagttgaggactcaccgtactttttcttttcttgcatttttgctcctttctttttttctctgagTTTAATTTCTATTTGCTATTGCCATTGTAATagaattttcaataaaaatatgattaaaaatgaacagaatgaagattgtcatggagaaatatAAAAAGCCCTGTGTCTGAgtaggaaaaatgaaaaacaaaatatgaaaatgaaTTGGACATTCTTGTCGACTGCAAGTTAAACCAGAACCAGaaaagccaatattattggaaacgtgggaaagaatttgggttagaaatgttaaattcacgcaggcacagaatctgagggaaaatttttataaaatgttttatagatggcatctagatcctaaaaaattatcgtgtatgtatccagaaatgcaagcaaaatgttggagatgtaattgtgatgacgctacatattttcacatttggtggacttgtaaggacataaaggccttttggataaaaatttggtggattttacaaaatgttctgaaaaagaagataaagttcctgccgcaatttttcttgttgggaattattacggattgtacagtaattgagactaaattgattttaaatctaataactgcagcaagattactaataggacaatattggaagaaaaagaagtaccaacaatacaagaatggatattgaaagttgccaatttggctgagatggctaagatatcagccttttgaaagacaatacgcaagaaagatacttaaaggaatggaaaaatggattgactatattcaacgagatatcagactaagagttatcagactgtttttgaatgattatgatgtattattttgattgcttttggggaagttaggaattgatgattgtagggtataattgttgggacgaaaatttttagcatatgtttgttttacttttaactataccttgtgctcgttccgggaagtcgggggggggaggggggttgcgaagggaggggggaggagggggggaaagggggaaaaaatttttgtaaaactttttgaataaaaaaaaaaaaaaaaaaaccagaaccagAAAAGCGATGCTCTTGCTCAAAAGGCCAACGCTGTTTTGGGCTGCAGTAACAAGAAGAGTGTGGTGAAATTAGTCTGGATTTCTGGAGGTCAATGAGAATGTGGAAATTTTAATCTGCAGAATGAGAGTAAAATGGTGATTCCCGTTAGTGATTCCCAGAGTGCTTCTGTGAGGGCGATGGGTGGTTTTAAAATtgattaaacaaataaacatctgtagttatgcaaATAATTGTTTTGTCAGGCAAGATTCTGTCATAGGTGAAAACCGAGAAGCAAAACTACTCAGAAGTAACTTCATGTGTCGTTCCTCATTTCCTCATTCTTAGgcttagaaaaaatgcagaggagagcaaccaggatgattaggggactggagactaaaacatatgaagaactgttacatgaactgggcatgg
Proteins encoded in this region:
- the DGUOK gene encoding deoxyguanosine kinase, mitochondrial; amino-acid sequence: MRGPSSAGGSMAGAARSLPRAAAKRLSVEGNIAAGKSTFVGLLRRAFPGWHLTAEPVAKWQEVRAARQASSSTNFGNLLQLIYSEPSRWSYTFQSYSCLSRLKAQLESLAAQSPQSPEAVLVFERSVYSDRYIFAKNLFEIGHMTEIEWIIYQDWHNFLLQTFGDQLALHGFLYLRAPPEVCFERLHYRSRPEEKEVQLSYLEQLHIQHENWLVEKTSVIHSGALRDVPVLILDVTKDFEKDPNEQSKLVGQVKTFMKTLRSDSLPSISTTVCN